The DNA region TACCAACCTCAGGCATCTGCGCACGCTTGTTCTGCTCGAAGATAGCCGCATCGCTCTCATAAGCCGCAGCACTCATCAGGTTGTTCTTCGCCATCGAAATCTTGGCATGAACGGCAGCAGGCTTATACTTCTTATCATCCAGCCCCATCTCCTTCACTATCGCCTTGATCAGCGAGCGCGAATCACTTTCGTCATAAATGGTAAAGTTGTTGTTGAAGCCGATATGCTCAGCCTCCGCTCTCAGGATTCGGGAGAAGATGCTGTGGAAAGTACCCATATAGAGATGCTGTGCGAGATCATTTCCCACCAGTTTTCCGATACGTTCCTTCATCTCCCTTGCTGCCTTGTTAGTAAAGGTGAGCGCCATGATGCTCCAGGGTTTCATGCCCTGGCTCAGGAGATAAGCTATCTTATAAGTAAGCACACGCGTTTTACCCGAACCTGCACCGGCTATCACCAGCGAAGGTCCGTCAATATATTCTACCGCAGCACGCTGCGCTTCGTTCAAGTCTTTCAGTAAATCCATGAATCAATATTTGAGGCAAAAAACTATTTTAAGGTCACCCCTATCAACTATAAACTATAAACTAAGTATTACTTCCCCCTATATCCTCCCACAGCCGTGCCTGGGTCGAAATCTTCGCCCTCACGAGGGAAGGTAGGGATAAATCTCATCTGATGTTCTATCTGTCGCTGGCGCTTCTTCATATAAGCGCTAGGATGCAGCGAACTGAATTTGCGCGGATTAGGAAGTGTAGCTGCTATCAGCGCACACTCGCCACGAAACAGATCTTTCGCTTTCTTGTCGAAATGATATTCTGCAACCGCATCCACACCATAGATACCCGGTCCCATCTCAATGCTGTTGAGATAAACCTCCATGATGCGCTGCTTGCTCCACATCATTTCGATGAGGAAGGTAAAGTAGACTTCAAATCCCTTGCGGGTCCATGAACGGCCAGGCCACAGGAAGACATTCTTAGCAGTCTGCTGACTGATGGTACTGGCTCCATGCACCTTTCCACCACGTGCATTATTCTTCGCCGCACTCTCGATGGCATTGAAGTCGAAACCGTGATGCTTCAGGAATCTCGCATCTTCGCTCGCCATTACCGCCACTGGCATGTGAGGCGAAATCTTATCCATCGAAACCCAATGATGATGCAGGGTAATACTCTCTCCATCAGCTACTTGCTGGAAGCATCGGATAAACATCAGAGGAGTGACATATACAGGAATGAACCTATATGCCACTACAGCAAGAATGGTGGTACTGAAAAACAGCACCACCACCCATTTTACTATATTCTTGATTTTCTTCAAAATCATCTATTTAGTTTTTCCCTTCCGGGAGCATGAAACTTATTACTTCAATGTACCGTTGTTGGCTGCGTTAACCATAGCCTGGCTAGCATACATGTAAACCTCTACACGACGGTTCTGGGCGCAAGCAGCAGTAGTATTAACAACAGGGTTAGCAGAACCAAAACCCTGAACATTCTTTACCTGACGGCTGGTAACACCGCAAGAAGCGAGATAGTTGTAAACTGCCTCAGCACGCTTCTGGCTCAATGGCAAGTTGATACCATCATTACCTGTAGCATCGGTATAACCCTGGATAGAAACCTCGCAGTCGGTATTGTTCTTCAATACACCGGCAAACTGAGCCAAATCAGTCTTTGCGCTGCTGCTGAGAGTAGAACCGTTAGTTGGGAAGAGGATACCAGAAGCAAATGTTACCTTAACGGCAGACAAGCCATTGGCATCTGTTACAGTCTCAACCTGTGCATTCTTCACCCGTTCAGCCTCAGCCTTTACCTTATCCATGTGCTTTCCGATGAGGTTACCAGCACCGCCACCAACAGCTGCACCAATAGCTGCACCAACGAGAGCACCAGTACCACGATGGCTATTATTGAGCAAACCACCAACGAGAGCACCCAGAGCTGCACCAGAACCGGCACCTACTGCTGTACCTGTCTTCTGATTGGTTCCACAACTTGAGAAAAGCAAGCACAAAGAGAGGCCTGCAACTGCAAAATTAGTCTTTTTCATTTTAAAATCTCCTATATTTATGTTATTTAATTGCAAAGATAACTCTTTTTTCTCCATAATGGAGAGTTTTCTAATATTTTTTTGTATTTTTGCATGCAAATTTAAGGGTATTTGTCGAAATAGAGCTAGGAAATCACCTATTTGGGGGTGGAAAATCCCTAAAAGTAGGATTTCAGACACCTGCAGACAGATAAACTGCCGGCAGCAGATGATGCAGGTTCAAGCTTATACCTTAATATATATATAACAGAAGAAATAAAAAACAAAATAAATAGAATAAAGCAATATGGCTAAAGAACTCAAGAATTTAACCAAGCGCGCTGACAACTACAGTCAGTGGTACAATGATTTGGTAGTAAAGGCTGATCTCGCTGAGTTGTCACCAGTTCGTGGTTGTATGATTATCAAACCATACGGTTACGCTATCTGGGAGAAGATGCAGCAACAGCTCGACAAGATGTTTAAGCAGACAGGTGTACAGAACGCATACTTCCCTCTCCTCATCCCGAAGAGTTTCTTCTCTCGTGAGGCTGAGCACGTGGCAGGTTTCGCCAAGGAGTGTGCCGTAGTTACCCACTACCGCCTCCGTTCTACAGAGGATGGCAAAGAGGTTGAGGTTGATCCTAACGCAAAGCTCGATGAGGAGCTCATCATCCGTCCTACTTCTGAGACCATCATCTGGAACACCTATAAGAACTGGATCCATTCATGGCGTGATCTCCCTATCCTCTGCAACCAGTGGTGTAACGTAATGCGTTGGGAGATGCGTACCCGTCCGTTCCTCCGTACTTCTGAGTTCCTCTGGCAGGAGGGTCATACCGCTCATGCCACTAAGGAAGAGGCTGAGGCAAAGGCTCAGGAGATGCTCAAGGTTTACGCTGAGTTTGCTGAAAACTACATGGGTGTTCCTGTATTGCAGGGTGTGAAGAGTGAGACTGAACGTTTCGCAGGTGCTCTCAACACCTATACCATCGAGGCAATGATGCAGGATGGCAAGGCTCTCCAGAGTGGTACTTCTCACTTCCTGGGTCAGAACTTCGCCAAGAGTTTCGATGTTACCTACTTGAACAAGGAGAACAAGCCTGAGTACGTATGGGCTACTTCATGGGGTGTTTCTACCCGACTGATGGGTGCCCTCATCATGGTTCACAGCGATGATAACGGTCTCGTATTGCCTCCAAAGCTGGCTCCTATCCAGGTGGTTATCGTTCCTATCAACAAGGGCGACGAGCAGTTGGCTCAGATTACTGCTAAGTTGCAGCCTGTCATCGACCAGCTCCGCGAGTTGGGCATCACCGTGAAGTATGATGACAACCCTGCCAAGCGTCCTGGCTTTAAGTTCGCTGACTATGAGTTGAAGGGTGTTCCTGTTCGTCTGGCTATGGGTGGCCGTGACTTGGAGAACAACACCATCGAGATTATGCGCCGTGATACCTTGGAGAAGGAGAACGTAAGCTTCGACGGTATCGTTGAGCGCGTAAAGAATATGCTGGAAGACATCCAGAAGAATATCTTCGAGAAGGCTCGTGCTTACCGTGATGCTCACGTTTATGAGTGCGACAACTACGAGGAGTTCAAGAAGCGTGTGAAGGACGGTGGTTTCTTCCTCTGCCATTGGGACGGTACAGCCGAGACCGAGGCTAAGATTAAGGAAGAGACTCAGGCTACCATCCGCTGCGTGCCTTTCGCTTACGAGCAGACTCCAGGTGTAGATATGGTAAGCGGCAAGCCAGCTGTAGCCCGTGTCATCATCGCAAGAAGCTATTAATCATCCCTGGTGTCGGGAGTTCATCCTGACACCATAATATATTTAATATGAGGCAGTTGATACTATACATCCTTTTTCTGGTATCCATGGTCTTCTCAGGCTATGGAGAGGTATCTGCTGCCCCTATTTCTTTTACTCCCGAGGATTCTTATACCGAAGATGCAAGCCATAAGAAAGATGGTTTGGCGAAGGTTGAGTATGACAAGAACCAGCCTGAGGCACAGCTTGAAAACGCCTCACAGCTTGCTTACCGCATCTGTAGCAGCCGTCCGCAGCGCTTATTGCCAAGTGGCAACATGCACAACAGTCAGACTGCCAGTAGATTGCTTACAAATAGAATCCGTTATTTATCATCCCTTTTATCAGCTATAGAAGGTGGCATGGAGCCTTTCCGACAGGAAACTGCCCCAATCCACTTTGATGTCGCCTGCAAGTATTATGTCATTTGCCTGCGACGTCTGCTCTGTTAGTGCTTATTCTTTTCTCTTTTTAAAATTTCATATAGGTTTATCGCATCTTTCCTAAGATTTGCGATAAGACTGGTTACACCCCTATTCAAAACAAAAAACAGTTCAATATATATTATTTTTCAAGAATTAAGAATAAGCAAATAACAGTATAAAATTATGGCAAAGATTAATCATTTAGAGATGGGTGCTGATGTTTTGGCACTCCAGGATGTACAGGTAAAGAAAGGTTTCATGGGTTTGACTGTCAAGCTCATCTATCAACCTACCAACAGTGTGATTAAGATAAAAGAGAAAGAATATTCTGTAGAGGATGGAAGAAAGCTTGAGAACATCCTCAGTGCAGCCCCTAAGGATGTAGAAACAGCGATCAGCAAATTCCCTGTTTCAGCCATCAGCATGGGTAATATGAAGTTACAGGCTTGCATCTCTGACGACCACCAGTTTGTTGCCACACAGCTCCTTGCCTTCAAGGATTTCAGTTACAAGCCGGTTACAGAGATGAAGACCTATACAGGAAAGACAGCCGAAGCTTTCGCTCAGTTGTTTTAGTTATATCACAGTTTCGGGACAGGGGACAGAACAAATCCTCTGTCCCTTTTTTATTTTATAGATATAGGATGAAATCTCGGTTCATTCCCTCTTCCCAATTACGGTAATGCTTAGGCGACAGACCGGTATGTTTCTTGAAGAAGGTTCCGAAGGCTGAAGCATTGGGAAAACTGAGTTCATTGGCTATCTGCTGTATCGTCTTCGTGGTGTTCTTCATCAGGTAGATACTGCGACGGATCATCGCCTTGAAAAGCAACTGCTGGACCGTCTGACCGCAAACCGACTTGACCAGTACCGACAGATATTTCGGTGTAAGACAGAGTTCGTCTGCATAGAAAGCCACACTGCGCTCACGCATATAGTTCTTCTCTATCAGCAGCACCAGCGACTCAAAGATGGCAATCTTCCGTTCCATCTCCTTGCCGGCAGCCTTGAACGATGCCGAGAAGATGCTGCACAAACGATACGTAACAGCCATCAGTAACAGTTTCTGCTCATGCACACAATATGCATCCAGTTCACCACTCTTCTCTTTTTCCAACTCCAGTTTCCTCAGCATCAGGGCATAGGAAGTGAGCATATCCTCATAGCCCGTCGTCCTGACATGGCAGGGTTTGGGATAAATCGTAGCATAAAGACGCATGGTAACCACGGTATTACCCAACATGTGACGAATCTGTTCAGCACGGTAAAAAAGAAGGGTATATTTGAGGTTCTTGCCCGTTTCCTGCACATGAAACATCACTCCTTTGGAGAGGAAAACGGTTTCACCCTCAGATGCAACAAAGGATGTTCCGTCTACACAGAAACGGAACATCCCCTGATGACAGATTACGATTCCGACATAGTCGGAGTAGAAAGGCTGCATCAACAGCTGAGGAAACTCATGAGCCTCATATATGATGATATTATCTGTTATTTTCATGATGAATATGAATCTGTTATCTTCAGATTTAACTGCGAAGATAACAAAAATATCCATTCATCAGATGAGCAGCCTGTATCTTTTATGATATTTTAGCACTCCACTACCTTCTTCCCAGGGATTTCACATCTACATTCTTCAGCAGATACTCACGCGTCAGTTCCCCGATATTGCGCTTGCGCCAAGGGAGAACGAGCATCAGTCCGGCACACAGCAGACAGCCGTAGAAGGTCCAGCCTGCCATCTCCTTGATGCTCACCAGCGTGGCCTGTACCTGTACCTTTCCCTTCGTACTCATGGCAGCCATATTCTGTGCCTCGGTTACACTCTTGCCCTGATATTGCATGCCTCTCACCGTCTGGTCGTAAGTCTTCGCCGTCTCGATGTTCGTGCGGTCGTAATCCTGGGCAAAGCGGGTTACATAATACTGCTGTCTGTGCTGAAGCACATTGGTATAGAGCGCAGAGCCGATACAAGGGGCAATGACCATACGAACGGTAAGCATGATGCAAACCCAGGTTGACATGAAGCGGTAAGGCATGCGCTGGTTGGCTATCGTGGAGATGAGCGAATAGAGCAGCATCATTCCTGTAGAACGGATGATGATAGGCCATTTCATACGTTCATACATGCCGTCGTTCTGTACCTCGAAATACATGTACAGCGCATAGGCTCCGATAAAGAGGAAACCCAGACAGTACATCCACTTCAGGTGAACATTCTTAGCTCTGGCGATAACTGCAAATATCAGTCCCACGGTGTAGCCCACCATCACCCAGTTGCCTAGCGTGGCGTTCTGCCAGTTATCTATCTTCATACTCACATTGGTGAACACGTTGACAAACATGGCACTCGAATTGCAGACCATCAGCAGGAAGAAGAGCAGGATACCGTAGTTGATGACCCTGAGCTGGAACACCTCCATGATGAAATAAGGTGAACGCCGCGTCTTCTCCAAATAGATGAACAGAGCGGTAAAGATAAGACAGACCACCGAAGAGAAACGGATGGTAGGATCATCAAACCAGTCGAGCGTCTTACCGAAAACCATGACATAAGCAAACGAACAGAGCATGATACTGAACACCGTAACATTGCCAAACTTCGACATCGTTATCGGGAACTTAGGCATCGGATACTTATGATAAGGCATGGTGAAGAACACGATGATGATGCCTGCCAGCATGAATGCCATCATGAAATGATAAACATACTGCCACTCATAAGCATAGGCAAGCCATGCCGTTAGCCAGGTTCCCAACTGTCCGATAATCATGAAGAAGAGATAGATGACCGGCTGCGACA from Segatella copri includes:
- the mtgA gene encoding monofunctional biosynthetic peptidoglycan transglycosylase; the encoded protein is MILKKIKNIVKWVVVLFFSTTILAVVAYRFIPVYVTPLMFIRCFQQVADGESITLHHHWVSMDKISPHMPVAVMASEDARFLKHHGFDFNAIESAAKNNARGGKVHGASTISQQTAKNVFLWPGRSWTRKGFEVYFTFLIEMMWSKQRIMEVYLNSIEMGPGIYGVDAVAEYHFDKKAKDLFRGECALIAATLPNPRKFSSLHPSAYMKKRQRQIEHQMRFIPTFPREGEDFDPGTAVGGYRGK
- a CDS encoding OmpA family protein, whose translation is MKKTNFAVAGLSLCLLFSSCGTNQKTGTAVGAGSGAALGALVGGLLNNSHRGTGALVGAAIGAAVGGGAGNLIGKHMDKVKAEAERVKNAQVETVTDANGLSAVKVTFASGILFPTNGSTLSSSAKTDLAQFAGVLKNNTDCEVSIQGYTDATGNDGINLPLSQKRAEAVYNYLASCGVTSRQVKNVQGFGSANPVVNTTAACAQNRRVEVYMYASQAMVNAANNGTLK
- the proS gene encoding proline--tRNA ligase, with protein sequence MAKELKNLTKRADNYSQWYNDLVVKADLAELSPVRGCMIIKPYGYAIWEKMQQQLDKMFKQTGVQNAYFPLLIPKSFFSREAEHVAGFAKECAVVTHYRLRSTEDGKEVEVDPNAKLDEELIIRPTSETIIWNTYKNWIHSWRDLPILCNQWCNVMRWEMRTRPFLRTSEFLWQEGHTAHATKEEAEAKAQEMLKVYAEFAENYMGVPVLQGVKSETERFAGALNTYTIEAMMQDGKALQSGTSHFLGQNFAKSFDVTYLNKENKPEYVWATSWGVSTRLMGALIMVHSDDNGLVLPPKLAPIQVVIVPINKGDEQLAQITAKLQPVIDQLRELGITVKYDDNPAKRPGFKFADYELKGVPVRLAMGGRDLENNTIEIMRRDTLEKENVSFDGIVERVKNMLEDIQKNIFEKARAYRDAHVYECDNYEEFKKRVKDGGFFLCHWDGTAETEAKIKEETQATIRCVPFAYEQTPGVDMVSGKPAVARVIIARSY
- a CDS encoding helix-turn-helix domain-containing protein yields the protein MKITDNIIIYEAHEFPQLLMQPFYSDYVGIVICHQGMFRFCVDGTSFVASEGETVFLSKGVMFHVQETGKNLKYTLLFYRAEQIRHMLGNTVVTMRLYATIYPKPCHVRTTGYEDMLTSYALMLRKLELEKEKSGELDAYCVHEQKLLLMAVTYRLCSIFSASFKAAGKEMERKIAIFESLVLLIEKNYMRERSVAFYADELCLTPKYLSVLVKSVCGQTVQQLLFKAMIRRSIYLMKNTTKTIQQIANELSFPNASAFGTFFKKHTGLSPKHYRNWEEGMNRDFILYL
- a CDS encoding MFS transporter, whose translation is MEEEYKNYPFYDWVPKPLGIIFMIILFVPMITMSGVYSANSGEMMSGLGIQSEYIAFAGFCTSIGMAAFSPFFYDLVCIRREKMMCIVGFSILFILSFVCAQTDSLFILGLCSLLMGFVRQTLLMAHLFVLIRYGFGIEATRNITPGCEPTTEEAWDAVDSEKMVSQPVIYLFFMIIGQLGTWLTAWLAYAYEWQYVYHFMMAFMLAGIIIVFFTMPYHKYPMPKFPITMSKFGNVTVFSIMLCSFAYVMVFGKTLDWFDDPTIRFSSVVCLIFTALFIYLEKTRRSPYFIMEVFQLRVINYGILLFFLLMVCNSSAMFVNVFTNVSMKIDNWQNATLGNWVMVGYTVGLIFAVIARAKNVHLKWMYCLGFLFIGAYALYMYFEVQNDGMYERMKWPIIIRSTGMMLLYSLISTIANQRMPYRFMSTWVCIMLTVRMVIAPCIGSALYTNVLQHRQQYYVTRFAQDYDRTNIETAKTYDQTVRGMQYQGKSVTEAQNMAAMSTKGKVQVQATLVSIKEMAGWTFYGCLLCAGLMLVLPWRKRNIGELTREYLLKNVDVKSLGRR